The DNA segment GGTGCCATGTGTCCACGTCACCGCACTGAAGCACGCAAGTCGTGCATCCTCAACGGCCTCGGCGAAGGCATCGAGGTCGACGCGACCGTTTTTGGTCTCGACTACTCGAACGTCGACGCCCTGCTGTTCCAAGCGTTGCCACGGAAGCGTTCCGGCTGGGTGCTCGAGATCGGTTCGAACGACGGTGTCGCCGGGCTCCCAGTCGATGGCGTTCGCGATAGCGTTGATGCCCGCGGTCGTGCTCTCCGTGAGTGCGATTTCGTCGTCGTCCGCACCGACGAAGGTGGCGACGCGCTCCCGTACGCGGTCGTATTCGTCGAATGCCACCTCGTAGGGGTCGTTTCGAGTATTCGTCTCGTACTCGTGTGACCGCACGAACTCGTCAGCAGCTTCGACGACGTACCGCGGGCTCGGCCCGTGAGCGCCGAAGTTCAGGTAGACGTCCTCGTGCAGGGCGGGCGTGTCGGCGCGAAGTTCTCTGGGGTTCATCTCGTTGTCGGTGAATTAGTCGTTGTACTGGGCAATCAGGTCGCGGAGGGTCTGTTCGTTCTGGCCGCCACGAAGCTGTTTCACCGGTTGCCCGTCGGCGAACAGGACGAACGTGGGCGTGCTCTGGGCACCGAACTCGATTGCTGTTTCGAGATTTGATTCGATGTCGATCGTCAGGATCGCCGCGTCAGTGTCTTCCGCGAGTGTTTCGAGAACCGGCTTCATCCGCTTGCAGGTCCCACACCACTCCGTGTAGAACTCCACGAGAGTGACGCCGCTGTCCTCGACGGCAGTCTCAAGGTTGCCATCGTCGAGTGAACCCACGCTGTCCGTCTTCGCTGTTTGTGTTGCCATTAACAGACTCTATGCACTAGATCGTTAATAGTCTTGGGCTTACTATACAATATAGTCCGGGTATGTCTTTCGTCTCAGAGCTATTGAATGAGAGTAAAGCGATGCGAGGGCCATCCGTGGATGCCACGAGCACACAATTGTCGGGTTAGATAGCCTCGTTATTCGAATTAGACATCACCGAACGTAATATCAGCACCATCCCAAATGAGACGAGTACTGCCTGTATGAGGGCCGCTGAGAACAACGACGTTCCCAACACACTGTAGACGAGGCCTTCACAGATAGCTCCGACTCCTATGAATACGAAGCCGACAGAAACGTAGAGCATCGGATGGCTCTCACTCCGCTTGTATGCGTAGAATGCGAGGTACGCGACCAGAAGGCTGAGAAACAGCGTAATCAGCTTGACGACGACGATTGACGGGCTGATCATGTGCTCTCCCGGAAGTTCTCCCAAAGCGAAGCGAAATTATCGGCGAGTTCATCACGTGTTTCGACGGAGAGTTCGAACTCACCGTCGGCGATTGAAACGTGGAACGCCTCGACCGTCGTCTCGAACAGCTGTTTGTGCTCTCCACCGGAGCCGATCGTCGAATGGACGGCAATAAGATCATGGCCCCGTAATGTGGAGATGCGACGGTAAATGGTCGCCAGCGACGCGTCACAGACCTCGCTAAGATCCTTTGCCGTTCGTGGCTCCTCCTCAGCTGCAAGTAGAATCGTGCGTGAGTAGTCGTCCGCAAAGACTTCGAGGAGGGACGCGGACGGATTGCCCTCACGACTCTCCATATCTCTGCATTGTGAGGAGGGCGTAAAGATTCGGTGGTTTCCCCGATTCTGGTTCGTAGGCTGAGATTTCCCCGTTCAGAGAGTCGTATTGTCGTACAAGGCTTTTTGCGAATAGTGCAAACAGACAGCGTCCTTTACAGCCCAGCAACCCGAGCGATAGTACTGATGAGACGGTTTCAGAGACGGCATCTCAAAGCGGCAGTCATCAGCGTCGGGTCGTTTGTGCTGTTCGGGGTCGTCACTGGATTGATTCCCAATCCGGTCTACGTTCGGATGGTTCCCCGAACGCTGTTGGATTATCTCTTTCTTGCTCTCACTGCTGGATTCCTGGGCTTCTACGTGTTACAGCGAACAACGGAGCAGCGTGGCGACGAAAAGACTGCAACTGCGGGTGCTGTTCTCGGATTTCTAGCGTTTGGATGCCCGATCTGCAACGCGTTTTTGCTTGCCCTGTTTAGCAGTTCCGCGCTAATGACGTACCTCGACCCGCTCCGGCCGCTTCTGGGAGTCGTGAGTGTTGCGCTCTTCGCCGGGCTTCTGTACGTTCGCTCACAACGTCCGTGTGAGTCCTGTGAGGTAGAACCGAAGCAGACGGCCACACATCAGTAGACCAGTCAAATGCCAGACACTCAAACAGAAACAACCGACGAGACGGGTTCACGGCGCCGCTGGTCACTGCTCGGACTCGGTGGCGCACTGAGTCTCTGTTGTCTCTTTGCCGCTCCGGCCGCGACAGGCGCTGCCGGAGCTACCGCTGCTGGTGGTGCAACGGCGGCCCTCGGAGGCGGACTCATCCGAATACTAGTGGCGGCACTAACAGTTGGGGTTCTCGGCTTTGTATACCGATTTCGGTCAGACTCCAAATCCTGCGAAACGTGAGTCCTCTAGACGAGGATGAGTCACTACTGTCCGGTCTATCCGAACATCGCTCCGCTAGGGAGATACCCGAACGACCGGAGCGAGTACCACGTCACGTAGACGCCGATCACGACGAAGGCCAGACTGCCAGCGTAGCGAGCGGACTGTCCGTATTTGCCAAGCGAGAGTGAACTCCCCGTAACGCGTGCGACCACACTGACACCGAGAACGAGTGTCCCCATACCCGCTCCGAATGAGCCAAACACGGCAAGTCCCTGCACGAGCCCTTCCGTCGTGAATGACGTGAGAATCATCCCCAGAAAGACCGGCAGATTACACGCTAGGCTGCCAACTCCGTACACGATACCGAACACAAAGAAGGCTGGAATCGTTGCTGAATCTCGCTCAGGGAGGCGGATCGACTGCAGCGGAGAAAGGTTGTAGTAGTACATGATACCGATACCGATCAAGAGCGGCCCAACGAGGAGTTCCATCGACACGAGATACGGTTCGATCCACTGGCCGAGGAGAAGCACGACACCGCCAATAAGCAGATAGACGGTGACTACGCCGGCCGTCACGAACCCGCCGACGCGAAGCCCATCAATCACTGCGCGTCGGCCGAGCCCCAAGAGCATGAGGAGTGTGCCGACGACGACAACGGCGACTGGGGGATAGTAACTCCCTGTTCCGAGTTTCGCGAGTGGAACGATCAACTCATAGCCGGGGAGCAAAACCCGAATACCGGCAACCGACATGTAGAAGAGCGGAATCGCCCCGACGAGAAACACAAGAATGCCATTAACCAGGAATGCTATCCGGACAGGACCAGACGCGTCCGATTGGTCTGCTCGCACTGCATCTTCGCCTTGTGTATAAAAGTACGAGAGGTACGCAGGGAGGAGCCCAACACTACACGGAGCAAAGAACATCAAGACACCCGCAGCGTACGCCGCCACTAGTAGTGATGATGAAGCAAACAGTGCCATCGGTCACTCCCCCTCCGTAGCTGAGTCGATCGTACAGTAGCGTGGGTCGCCAGCACGAGCGAGGTACCCAATCAGAAGCGTGAGGCCACCAACACGGAGCAGGTTCCCGTGAAACGGCATCGCTGCTAATGCACCAGCGAACCCCATGAGGCCGAGAACACCCGCGCCACAGCTCGCACAGCCGGATGCGAGCAGACCGGGAATCGCACTCGACAACCCTCTGGATCCTGAGAGTCCGACCTGAGCTACTCGACCAGCTACGTTCGTGACCGCGACGCCAGTTAAGATTGCATACCCAACAATCAGCCCGAGGCCGATGGCTCCAATTGTCGCGTACGTGTTCGCAGTGAGCGCCACGAGTGCAGTATCGAGATACCTGAGGTTGGCACCGAGCATCTGCATCGAGTACTCCGGGAATGAACTCAAAATTAGAAGGACGTAGGTTGCGACGGAGACCCCGACGAACAGGAGTCCCCGTATCGTAGACGTCAGCGGATAGGCCAGTGCTGCCAGAAGCTGTTCGGTGTGGTGTTCGAGACGCAGGGCGATCATGCGTTCTGCACCCGTGTGATTGCTTCGTCGAATCGGTCGTATGGCTGTGCCCCGACGAGTTTGCCAGCGGCATCTACATCGCGATTGTAGAGAATGAACGCAGGCGTCCCACGGATCCCGAACTGTGCCGCCCGGCTCATATCCTTGTTAATCGACGCCTCAATCTCGCTTCGATGGGTCTGCATACACGAATCGACAGCACTTGCATCGACACCGTCGACGCCTCGAGTGATCTCCAGGAGATTCGCTTTCGACGCCCATCCCGAGTTCTTTGAGCCCTGCTTGTCGAACATAGTCGAATGCCACCGCCAGTATGCCTGAGGGGTGTCCTCTCTCACCTGCCGCCAGACACAGCGATCCATCACTGCCGCGGTCATCGACGTTTTGCCCATGTAGGGAAACTCGATGAAGACAACCCGAACGGTGCCCGATTGGACGTGGTTCCGGATTATCTTCGGAAGCGTATTCTGCTCGAAGCGACGGCAGAAGGGGCACTGGTAGTCACTCCAGTAGTACATATCGATAGGGGCGTCTAATGGCCCCATTATCGGATGGCCCTGCAGGTCAATTTCAAACCCGGTCGTGTTGGAACTGGTGTGGAACGGGGCCGCAGTCGGAACTTTCGAATCCTGGCTTGCGTCTAGTCTCGAAGCTCCGTAGACGATGCTACCACCAGCGAGGACCGTTCCGATACCACCAAGAACCGCACGCCGTCGTGTGATCGGAGACGGAATATCCATACCCGAATTGCGCCCTCGATATATATGGCTGGAATGGCGATTTGCAGGGTCTGCAAAAATGCGTCCAGTGCGGATAGTGGGCAGCACGCTACAAGGGATTGCAATTAGAAGAAGTCCACTCGGTTTTGAAGAACACCAGTTGGAGTCTCCCCATCGAAGTAGTCAGTACAATGTATCTATGGGCGGCTACTGATCTATCTGGAACTGCCACACTTCTGGAAGCTGTGCGTAGACGACCGCGTTATCGACGAGCACGTCGACAGGGACGTACTCGTCGGGCGCATGGACGGTGTCGGTTCCGAGCGCGAACTCGACAGTCGACACCCCCGCGTTTCGGAGGGTCTTGGCGTCCCCGCCGCCCGTGGCACTCCGCCGGAAGACACGCTCGCCCGTGACGTCCGCCGCCGTCGACGCGACAGCTTCGACGAGCGGACTGCCAGGAGCCTCGGCGGTCCCGACGCTCCACGAGACGTCGGCTATTGTGATACCCTCGCAGTCGGCGACACACTCCCGAATCCCCGCGAGCACGTCGGGCGTGTGGACACCCGCTGTCAACCGCACGTCGATCTTGGCGTGAGCGGACTGTGGAACGCTGTTTATCGCGTCGCCCCCCTCGAGGATGCCGAGATTGATCGAGGGATACTGAAACAGATCTCGAGCGACGTCTTCGCCCATCGACGGGCTGTAGTATTCGATGGACTCTTCGACGATCGGCTCCATGTCAGGGTCAATATCGAGTCGCTGGGTGCCGAACCGTTCGCGCACGGTCTCCACGGCATTGTAGAGTCGGTCAATTGCGTTGACGCCGAGTACTGGCCGGGAGCCATGGGCGCCCTCACCGCTGGCTTCGAGCGTCAGCCAGATGCTGCCCCGGTCCGCGACCGTGACGGAGTGCCGCCCCTCCTCGCAGGTCGGCTCCCCGATAACACAGGCATCCGCGTTGAGATCTCCATTCTTCAGCAGCGCGGGCAGGCCCGCGTCTCCGCCTACTTCCTCGTCGCCCACGAACGCAAACAGGAGGTCGACAGGTGGCTCAGTGTCGGTAGCTGCGAAGGCTTGAATCGTGAACAGCATCGACGCCACAGCGCCCTTCATATCGGTTGCGCCCCGGCCGTAGACGCGGTCATCCACACGTTCTCCCAGGGGGTCGTGCGCCCACGCCTCGTCGTCGAACGGAACGGTATCGAGGTGGCCGTTGTATAGCAGCGTGCGATCCGACTCACCGGGAACCCGAACGAGCAGGTTCGGCTTCGCCGGATCGACCGCGAACCGCTCGACGTCGACGGGAAGCGGGTCGAGGAACTCCTCGATCTCGGCAACGATTTCGCGCGTATCGCCGGGTGGGTTGGACGTATCGATTGCGAGGAGATCCAGACCGAGCGCGACCAGTTCCTCGCGGTGGGTGTGCACGTACTCGGCGAGACTCCCCTCATTCATCGCTCTGAAACCGCGGCTTCGACCGTTTGGATGACTTCGTACGGGTCGTGCTCCGCATCGTTTCGAAGGGCGACGACGAGGCCCGTAGTGTCCGTGACCGGCACCACGACTGTAACTACATCCTCGTAGACGCGAGCAGTCGCGCGTAACGACTGTCCGTGGTGATCTTCGTACGCTGGAATACCGATGCCCTCCAGCTGAACGTTCTCCAGGATCGCGGTGATATCCGCCGTCGTGTACTGGGCGGACGCATCGCTGTCCCGGTACGGGACGCTGTACTCGCCGTTCTCGTAGGCGGCGATGCCGACCAGTGACTCACCGACGGTGTCGGTCAACGGCGATTCAAGTCTTCGCGCAACGTCGGAGATCGACTGATTACTGGCGGTCTGCTGGTCTGATGACGAGTGGTTGTCGGCCATTGTGGGTCGCTCAAATGTGGTTTTCGATAACGGTGCGAAGCCGTGATTCGTCTTGCATTCCGATCAGCCGCTCAACCGGCTGCTCGTCCGCGAACAGGACGAGCGTGGGGACGCTTCGAACGCCGTACTCGGCGGCGAGCTGTTGGTTCGCGTCAATATCGACCTTTGCGACCGTCGCGTCGGTCTCGGCGGCGATAGTCTCGACGACTGGTTCGAGCATCTGGCACGGCCCACACCAGTCCGCGTAGAAGTCCACGAGCACGACGTCGTGCTCGTCGACAGTTTCAGTCAGCGCGGTCTGTCCGTTGATCTGGATCGGCGTCATTGGAGTCTGCGTGGTAGCCTCGGTCGTCTGCGCTGACCCGGATCTGTCACGAAGCTCCTCCAATTTCCGCTGTCAAATCTCCTCTAAACTCTCCTCCATGCTATGGTTCTTCGATGCGCGACGATTTAGTTGTTTTGCACGAATAGCACAATACTGTCCTGGCGCACGGGTTCGACGTTCTGCCTCGGGAAGTTAGTGAGAGACCTGTACCTGGTTACTCCGGAGCGGGCGGTTCGTGCGTCCCGAAGTCGGGATGGGTTTCCTGCATCCAGACGTACACGATCGCTCCTGAGACGAACATCAACAGGGCAATTACGTAGAACGCGGCCTCGATGCTCAGCAACTCCATCGAGAGGCCGATGAGGATGGCGCCGACACCGTAGCCGGTGTCCCGCCACATCCGGTAGACGCCCATGCCGGTCGCACGCCACGTCGGGTGCGCGGCGTCTCCAGGCACTGTCATCAGGTTCGGGTAGAGCAACGCCATCCCGAGCCCCGACACCCCGGAGAGTACAACCCATGGGAGGTAGCCGTCGACGAGGACCATTCCGAGGACGCCCGCGCCGGCGAGGAACATCCCGGCGAGAACCGGTGGTCGGCGTCCGATCCGGTCGGCGAGGCCGCCGGTCGCGATCTGGAGGAAGTACATCGCGCTGTGGACGGCGACGACGAATCCGACCGCCGCGATGCCGAGTCCCTGACTGGTGAGATACAGCGGGACGGCGAGCCAGAACAGCGTGTCGACGAACTTCTCGATGTGTCCCGCCTGGGCAGCGGCGAACAGCGTCTTGTCGCCGTAGGTCGCGCGCTTCAGCACCTCGACGAACGGCAGGTTCGCGTCGTGATGGTCGTCGTCCTCAACCTCCAACTCCGCGAGGTGGACCGTCTCCTTGATCAGGAAGATCGAGATGAGGAACGCCAGCACGACGACAGCAGCGAGGAAGTAGAACGGCTCCGGTCGAAGGCTCGTCTGGGCGGCGATGACACCCGTCACCCAGGCGCCGACGGCGACGCCGGTGTACCCGAACGCTTCGTCGATACCGACTGCGAGGCCGCGCTGGTCGGGGCCCGCGATGTCGATTTTGGCGTTAATTGCCATACTCCAGGTCAACGCTTGGTTGATCCCCAGTAAGACGTTCCCGACAGTGATCCACGCCCAGCTCGGGGCGTAGATGAGGATGATGGGCAGCGGGAGTGCGGTCGCCCAGCCGAGGACGAGTACGGGCTTGCGGCCGTACTCGCCGCCCCATTTGCCGGCGTAGAGGTTCAAGAGGCCCTTGACAAAGCCGAATGAGACGACGAACGAGCCGATGACGAGCAGGGACTCGACGCCGAGGACGTCACGGCCCAGTACCGGGACGACTGCGCGTTCGGACCCGATGGTCAACCCGGTGGCGAACACCAGGAGGACGTGGAGTGAGAACTGCCCGAGGTGCTCACGGATACCCTGTTTGAGGTCAGTTTCCGTACTCATGGATTACTCGGCGGCGCAGTTGTTGGGGCCCAGTTCCAGCTCGGCCAGCTCGTCGGCTGGAACCGACTCTTGTCCCACGTTCGTCCGCTTGACACGTTCGAAGTTCGGCGGATGGTCCGGAATGTCCGCTGCGAGTTCCTCGACGAATTCCTCCCGGTCGCGGCCCAGATCGTCGTTTTGGTCTTTGACTTCAGCAAGGGTCGCAGCGACTGGCGGTTCAGGGGACCCAGGGTCGTGGGCCGGCAGGACGAGCGCGTCGTCCGGTCGATCGAGCAATCGCTGGAGACTCTCGTAGAGTGTTGCCGCGTTCCGTTCGACATCGGAATCCTCGATGCCTGCTTCGACGCCAAGTTCGACGCGTCCCACACTCTCGTGGAAGAGTGTATCGCCCGTGAGCAACGCTGCACCCTCGATGTCGAACGAGACGCTTCCCTCGCTGTGGCCCGGCGTGTGAATGACCTCGACGTCGGTCTGTCCGACCGGTACGGCCTGGCCGTCTTCGAGGGGTGTCGCGTCGAGCGCGAGCGCGTCTTTCGGGTGAAGGTAGTAGGATGTATCGTGTCGGTCGGCGAGCTCTGCGGCTCCGGAGACGTGGTCGGCGTGGGCGTGCGTGTCGAAGACGCTGACGAGGGTGGCATCGTACTCGTCGAGGATCAGTTCGTACTCGTCGAGATAGTGCGACGGGTCGAAGACGGCGGCCTCCCCGTCCGAGACGAGAACGTGTGAAAGACAGCCCTTTCCCGGACGCGCGACCTGAACGAGCGTGCTATCGAGGTCGGCTGGTACTTCTGCGTGCCGATGGATGCGGCTCCAGCCATTCATCCCGTCGGTAAGCGTTACTGCGTCGTAGCCCAGTTCGTTGAGGACCTCTGTTGCAGTCTGGGAGACGACACCTGCGGCACAGACCGTGACAATTCGCTTCTCACGGGGGAGGTCGGAGAGGGCGTCTTTGGCCTGTTCGGGGTCGTCAGTGAGTTCGTCGTAGACGTCGACGTTGACACTCCCCGGGATATGCCAGTCCTCGAAATCTGCTTCGTGGCGGATATCGACGACGAGCAGATCGTCGTCGCCGTCGTGTACCAGCTCGCTAAATTCGTTCGGCGGTAGTTTCTCCATCTGTGTTTCCGTGTAGTAGGGAGACCGGCAACAGGCTACTGCCGGACATGACCGGCACTGTTAATTTTGACGAGGCCAAATGTGTTCGTATGAGTCTGTACGAGGCGTCGATCCGGGTCAAACACGAGTGCCCGTACCGGTCGATATCGGAACGCTATCCGGACTTAACGATACGCGAGTGGCCGCTGAGCGACTGCCAAGTTCTCGAAATCACATCCGAGGCGACGCCCACCGACGAGTTACTCGAGGAGATCGATCAGCTCGGCACCGTGCTGCACGAGTCAGCGGACGAGGACGGGTATCACGTCGTTACGCAGTCCTGTCTCTGCTCGCTCGAGGAATCTATCATCGACCGATTCGAGGAACATAATTGCCTGTATCAGTCCCCGACGATCTACCGACAGGGCTGGGAGCACTACACGGTGATTGCGTTTGATGGAGAAGACATCCGGGCGCTGCTCGGTGACTTGCGCTCTGATAGGGAGATCGAACTCCTCTCGAAAACCCCGATTTCAGAGAAGCAGGTTCCGCACAGTATGTTGGCCCCGGTCGACCAGCTCTTCGAAAACCTCACAGACCGGCAGGTGGCAGCACTCCAGTTAGCGCTCGAAACGGGCTACTACGAACAGCCACGGAAGACGTCGCTGCGTGACCTCGCCGAGCAGACGTCCGTCGCTCGGTCGACGTACGAGGAACACCTTCGAAAGGCGGAGAACAAACTGCTCACGAACGCGGGTCAGTTCCTCCGGTTAGTCACCGCGACGACGACATCGAACCCGCTACAGGTCGAAACAACCCCGCAGGAAGAACAGGCCGCCGACTAACCCGGC comes from the Halobacterium noricense genome and includes:
- a CDS encoding thioredoxin family protein; amino-acid sequence: MATQTAKTDSVGSLDDGNLETAVEDSGVTLVEFYTEWCGTCKRMKPVLETLAEDTDAAILTIDIESNLETAIEFGAQSTPTFVLFADGQPVKQLRGGQNEQTLRDLIAQYND
- a CDS encoding DUF7521 family protein, encoding MISPSIVVVKLITLFLSLLVAYLAFYAYKRSESHPMLYVSVGFVFIGVGAICEGLVYSVLGTSLFSAALIQAVLVSFGMVLILRSVMSNSNNEAI
- a CDS encoding winged helix-turn-helix domain-containing protein codes for the protein MESREGNPSASLLEVFADDYSRTILLAAEEEPRTAKDLSEVCDASLATIYRRISTLRGHDLIAVHSTIGSGGEHKQLFETTVEAFHVSIADGEFELSVETRDELADNFASLWENFREST
- a CDS encoding cytochrome c biogenesis CcdA family protein — encoded protein: MALFASSSLLVAAYAAGVLMFFAPCSVGLLPAYLSYFYTQGEDAVRADQSDASGPVRIAFLVNGILVFLVGAIPLFYMSVAGIRVLLPGYELIVPLAKLGTGSYYPPVAVVVVGTLLMLLGLGRRAVIDGLRVGGFVTAGVVTVYLLIGGVVLLLGQWIEPYLVSMELLVGPLLIGIGIMYYYNLSPLQSIRLPERDSATIPAFFVFGIVYGVGSLACNLPVFLGMILTSFTTEGLVQGLAVFGSFGAGMGTLVLGVSVVARVTGSSLSLGKYGQSARYAGSLAFVVIGVYVTWYSLRSFGYLPSGAMFG
- a CDS encoding DsbA family protein; this encodes MDIPSPITRRRAVLGGIGTVLAGGSIVYGASRLDASQDSKVPTAAPFHTSSNTTGFEIDLQGHPIMGPLDAPIDMYYWSDYQCPFCRRFEQNTLPKIIRNHVQSGTVRVVFIEFPYMGKTSMTAAVMDRCVWRQVREDTPQAYWRWHSTMFDKQGSKNSGWASKANLLEITRGVDGVDASAVDSCMQTHRSEIEASINKDMSRAAQFGIRGTPAFILYNRDVDAAGKLVGAQPYDRFDEAITRVQNA
- a CDS encoding M20 family metallopeptidase — its product is MNEGSLAEYVHTHREELVALGLDLLAIDTSNPPGDTREIVAEIEEFLDPLPVDVERFAVDPAKPNLLVRVPGESDRTLLYNGHLDTVPFDDEAWAHDPLGERVDDRVYGRGATDMKGAVASMLFTIQAFAATDTEPPVDLLFAFVGDEEVGGDAGLPALLKNGDLNADACVIGEPTCEEGRHSVTVADRGSIWLTLEASGEGAHGSRPVLGVNAIDRLYNAVETVRERFGTQRLDIDPDMEPIVEESIEYYSPSMGEDVARDLFQYPSINLGILEGGDAINSVPQSAHAKIDVRLTAGVHTPDVLAGIRECVADCEGITIADVSWSVGTAEAPGSPLVEAVASTAADVTGERVFRRSATGGGDAKTLRNAGVSTVEFALGTDTVHAPDEYVPVDVLVDNAVVYAQLPEVWQFQIDQ
- the trxA gene encoding thioredoxin, with the translated sequence MTPIQINGQTALTETVDEHDVVLVDFYADWCGPCQMLEPVVETIAAETDATVAKVDIDANQQLAAEYGVRSVPTLVLFADEQPVERLIGMQDESRLRTVIENHI
- a CDS encoding MFS transporter — its product is MSTETDLKQGIREHLGQFSLHVLLVFATGLTIGSERAVVPVLGRDVLGVESLLVIGSFVVSFGFVKGLLNLYAGKWGGEYGRKPVLVLGWATALPLPIILIYAPSWAWITVGNVLLGINQALTWSMAINAKIDIAGPDQRGLAVGIDEAFGYTGVAVGAWVTGVIAAQTSLRPEPFYFLAAVVVLAFLISIFLIKETVHLAELEVEDDDHHDANLPFVEVLKRATYGDKTLFAAAQAGHIEKFVDTLFWLAVPLYLTSQGLGIAAVGFVVAVHSAMYFLQIATGGLADRIGRRPPVLAGMFLAGAGVLGMVLVDGYLPWVVLSGVSGLGMALLYPNLMTVPGDAAHPTWRATGMGVYRMWRDTGYGVGAILIGLSMELLSIEAAFYVIALLMFVSGAIVYVWMQETHPDFGTHEPPAPE
- a CDS encoding MBL fold metallo-hydrolase, whose amino-acid sequence is MEKLPPNEFSELVHDGDDDLLVVDIRHEADFEDWHIPGSVNVDVYDELTDDPEQAKDALSDLPREKRIVTVCAAGVVSQTATEVLNELGYDAVTLTDGMNGWSRIHRHAEVPADLDSTLVQVARPGKGCLSHVLVSDGEAAVFDPSHYLDEYELILDEYDATLVSVFDTHAHADHVSGAAELADRHDTSYYLHPKDALALDATPLEDGQAVPVGQTDVEVIHTPGHSEGSVSFDIEGAALLTGDTLFHESVGRVELGVEAGIEDSDVERNAATLYESLQRLLDRPDDALVLPAHDPGSPEPPVAATLAEVKDQNDDLGRDREEFVEELAADIPDHPPNFERVKRTNVGQESVPADELAELELGPNNCAAE
- a CDS encoding helix-turn-helix domain-containing protein; translation: MSLYEASIRVKHECPYRSISERYPDLTIREWPLSDCQVLEITSEATPTDELLEEIDQLGTVLHESADEDGYHVVTQSCLCSLEESIIDRFEEHNCLYQSPTIYRQGWEHYTVIAFDGEDIRALLGDLRSDREIELLSKTPISEKQVPHSMLAPVDQLFENLTDRQVAALQLALETGYYEQPRKTSLRDLAEQTSVARSTYEEHLRKAENKLLTNAGQFLRLVTATTTSNPLQVETTPQEEQAAD